In Agrobacterium vitis, one genomic interval encodes:
- a CDS encoding ATP-binding response regulator translates to MKSNGFIRLFGMRNDASFDTERAQAIMRIAVIFIIVAYVMPLVANGATPPEARSFYWLFSIYIPYSFLLLLWIVLRPGVNVLRRTIVTLLDYAFTTFAMSVGGAPLFPIAALVVWHTVVSGLRFGPKHLLPATALALSSFAIATYFNVYWQQNPYVVLTFIMMAILAPSYTLAFLLRLQSAYAAEQEANLSKSRFLAHASHDLRQPIHAISLFTACLRDAGLKQEELAMVDNIDRSLQSVSRLFKSLLDISTLDSGKLIPQMETVSIADILNEVVDQNMEAAQKAGSQLRLVNCTHFVAVDRSLLNTILQNILSNAIKYAGGRKILIGCRRRGGSLTIQVYDQGPGIAPEHHLRIFEEFYQVRERGDKDVDGVGLGLAIVKRLGTLMGLQVSLKSVVGAGTAISVSGLKIAVPMKVLSAEQITSPVANPAHGLRVLLVEDDEAVLLATASLLRKWGCTVQAETAIPSVLHHCDLLITDFDLGGRMTGTECIARVRQLAGWKVPAVVMTGHAPSRVIEDIADSDIPILSKPVRPAELRSAILLPGIGVPLR, encoded by the coding sequence TTGAAATCCAACGGTTTTATCCGGCTTTTCGGCATGCGCAACGACGCTTCGTTCGATACCGAGCGGGCGCAGGCGATCATGCGCATTGCCGTCATCTTTATCATCGTTGCCTACGTCATGCCTCTGGTTGCAAATGGTGCAACGCCTCCCGAAGCGCGCAGTTTTTATTGGCTGTTTTCGATCTACATCCCCTATTCCTTCTTGCTGCTCCTGTGGATCGTTCTGCGGCCAGGCGTCAACGTGCTGCGGCGAACCATCGTGACGCTGCTCGATTATGCGTTCACGACATTTGCGATGTCCGTCGGCGGGGCGCCACTTTTTCCGATTGCAGCGCTTGTCGTCTGGCACACGGTTGTCAGCGGCTTACGTTTCGGCCCCAAGCATTTGCTCCCAGCGACGGCATTAGCGTTGAGTTCTTTCGCAATCGCCACCTATTTCAATGTCTATTGGCAGCAGAACCCTTATGTCGTGCTGACATTCATAATGATGGCAATCCTCGCGCCGTCCTACACATTGGCATTCTTGCTTCGACTTCAAAGTGCCTATGCCGCCGAGCAGGAAGCAAACCTGTCGAAATCGCGGTTCCTTGCCCATGCAAGCCATGATCTTCGCCAGCCGATCCACGCCATCAGCCTGTTTACGGCTTGCCTGCGCGACGCAGGGCTGAAACAGGAAGAACTGGCGATGGTCGACAATATCGACCGGTCGCTGCAAAGCGTGTCACGGCTCTTCAAATCCTTGCTCGACATTTCCACCCTGGATAGTGGCAAACTGATCCCACAGATGGAAACGGTGTCCATTGCCGATATCCTCAACGAGGTTGTCGATCAGAATATGGAGGCCGCGCAAAAAGCCGGATCACAGTTACGGCTCGTCAATTGCACGCATTTTGTTGCGGTTGATCGGTCGCTGCTGAATACGATTCTGCAAAATATCCTGAGCAACGCGATTAAATATGCCGGGGGCCGTAAAATCCTGATCGGCTGCCGCCGCAGGGGCGGCAGCCTGACCATTCAGGTCTATGACCAAGGCCCCGGCATTGCGCCAGAGCATCACCTTCGCATATTTGAGGAGTTTTATCAGGTCCGTGAGCGTGGCGACAAGGATGTCGACGGGGTCGGCCTGGGCTTGGCAATCGTCAAGCGCCTCGGCACCCTGATGGGGTTGCAGGTCTCATTAAAGTCGGTCGTCGGAGCGGGAACGGCGATCTCCGTGTCGGGGTTGAAGATTGCCGTCCCCATGAAAGTTTTGAGCGCGGAGCAGATAACCTCGCCCGTTGCCAATCCGGCTCATGGCCTGCGCGTGCTGCTAGTTGAAGACGATGAGGCCGTGCTGCTGGCCACAGCCAGTCTGCTGCGCAAATGGGGGTGTACGGTTCAGGCAGAAACAGCGATACCCTCCGTGCTGCACCATTGCGATCTGCTGATAACGGATTTTGACCTCGGCGGACGCATGACCGGCACGGAATGTATCGCGAGGGTGCGCCAGCTTGCCGGTTGGAAGGTTCCGGCTGTGGTGATGACGGGACACGCTCCGTCAAGAGTGATCGAGGATATCGCCGACAGTGACATACCGATCCTCTCGAAGCCGGTTCGCCCCGCTGAGCTTCGCTCGGCAATCCTGCTACCTGGAATCGGAGTTCCGCTCCGATGA
- a CDS encoding response regulator transcription factor produces the protein MTDEFIIIADDHPIFREGIFALVRQLLPHSKIASTDTLDAALEIARANPFPPSMFILDLFFEGNNIVSNLRALREEFRLASIVVVTMASDKALVDTVMNAGINGFINKAALPDEIKEILRAVREGDVVVQVPVSTNALASYASPALSQRQLDVLHLLAEGRTNKEIAIILGISPFTVRIHVSAIFRALGVATRAGAVTKGIAMGLVPTSSGSSERNSDSR, from the coding sequence ATGACTGACGAATTCATTATTATCGCTGATGATCACCCGATATTCCGGGAGGGCATTTTCGCTTTGGTTCGGCAGCTTTTGCCGCATTCAAAAATTGCGTCCACCGATACTCTCGACGCCGCTCTTGAAATTGCAAGAGCCAATCCTTTCCCGCCCAGCATGTTCATCCTGGACCTGTTTTTTGAGGGAAACAACATCGTATCGAATTTGCGCGCGCTTCGCGAAGAATTTCGCCTGGCGTCGATTGTCGTGGTCACCATGGCCAGCGACAAAGCTTTGGTCGATACCGTCATGAATGCCGGGATCAACGGGTTCATCAATAAAGCAGCCCTGCCGGATGAGATAAAGGAAATCCTGCGGGCGGTTCGCGAAGGTGACGTCGTTGTTCAGGTGCCGGTATCGACGAATGCCCTTGCCAGTTATGCCAGCCCGGCGCTAAGCCAACGCCAACTCGATGTTTTGCACCTCCTTGCCGAGGGCCGGACCAATAAGGAGATCGCCATCATTCTTGGTATTTCCCCTTTTACGGTTCGCATCCATGTCTCGGCTATCTTCCGCGCACTTGGCGTGGCGACCCGCGCCGGAGCCGTGACCAAGGGGATTGCCATGGGATTGGTGCCGACCTCTTCTGGCTCATCGGAGCGGAACTCCGATTCCAGGTAG
- a CDS encoding invasion associated locus B family protein, with protein sequence MKIAKIVAIMVAAAMASTVAFSQDSNGRPNAPSSLSETYEDWTVACSKRNESRVCSTFQRQVQQNGQQVLGIELTPAADKSIKGSLVLPFGLDLDKGVAFAIDDTPPGKSSRFSTCLPSGCLVSLTFTDKGANALKSGKSLKLIAYAYGGGAEVPFTISLKGLASGLDRIAVLSK encoded by the coding sequence ATGAAGATCGCCAAAATTGTCGCGATCATGGTGGCCGCTGCTATGGCGTCCACCGTCGCTTTTTCACAAGACAGCAATGGTCGCCCCAATGCTCCGTCTTCGCTTTCCGAAACCTATGAGGACTGGACGGTTGCCTGCTCGAAGCGCAACGAAAGCCGTGTCTGCTCGACATTTCAACGACAGGTGCAGCAAAATGGCCAGCAGGTTCTTGGCATCGAACTCACGCCTGCCGCCGACAAGAGCATAAAGGGTTCGCTGGTTCTGCCTTTTGGGCTGGACCTGGATAAGGGGGTCGCATTTGCGATAGACGATACGCCACCTGGCAAGTCCTCGCGGTTCTCGACATGCCTTCCCTCCGGCTGCCTCGTATCCCTGACCTTTACAGATAAGGGGGCTAACGCATTGAAAAGTGGTAAATCGTTAAAACTCATTGCTTACGCATATGGCGGCGGTGCAGAGGTTCCGTTCACGATTTCCTTGAAAGGTCTGGCAAGCGGGCTCGACAGGATCGCTGTTCTGTCGAAATGA